From Thermogladius calderae 1633, a single genomic window includes:
- the rimI gene encoding ribosomal protein S18-alanine N-acetyltransferase: MDDLKTETKRPSIEEILEEAKKRLAAEAADYTIRPATREDIKSVIEINMVSLPEHYPDEFFYELYEHYGKAFYVAVDPSGRVVGYIMNRVEWKPGFFRHFIIRSGHVVSIAVLKEHRGKSLGFALMAHGIHSMKNNYKCEETYLEVRVSNQPAINLYRKLGYEVVKVARGYYLDGEDAYVMARPL, translated from the coding sequence GTGGACGACTTGAAAACAGAGACTAAGAGGCCCAGCATAGAAGAGATACTTGAAGAGGCCAAGAAGAGGTTGGCCGCTGAAGCAGCCGACTACACAATTAGGCCGGCGACGAGGGAGGACATAAAGAGCGTCATCGAGATAAACATGGTGTCGCTTCCAGAGCACTACCCAGACGAGTTCTTCTACGAGCTTTACGAGCACTACGGTAAAGCCTTCTACGTTGCCGTAGACCCAAGCGGCAGGGTCGTGGGATACATAATGAACAGAGTGGAGTGGAAGCCCGGGTTCTTCAGGCACTTCATAATTAGGAGCGGGCACGTAGTAAGCATAGCGGTACTAAAGGAGCACAGGGGTAAGAGCCTAGGCTTCGCCTTGATGGCGCATGGAATACACAGTATGAAGAACAACTACAAGTGCGAGGAGACCTACCTAGAGGTCAGGGTCTCCAACCAGCCCGCGATAAACTTGTACAGGAAGCTAGGTTACGAAGTCGTCAAGGTGGCCAGGGGCTACTACCTAGACGGGGAAGACGCCTACGTGATGGCAAGGCCTCTATAG